From Pseudomonas fluorescens:
GTCTTGTCCAGCAGCAGGACGTCGACGTCGCCCGCCGCCTCGACCGCCCGCCCGGAGGTGGCGATGACATTGGCCGACATCATGCGGCTCATGCCCGCCACGCCGATGGCCGAGAGCAGGCCGCCGATGGTGGTCGGGATCAGGCACACCAGCAAGGCCACCAGCACCGTGGCGCTGACCACGCTGCCCGTACCGCTCATGGCCACGGCGAAGATCGAATAGGGGCTCAGCGTGGCAATCACCAGCAGGAACAACAAGGTCAGGCCCACCAGCAGGATGGTCAGGGCGACTTCGTTCGGGGTTTTCTGACGCTTGGCCGATTCGACCATCGAGATCATGCGGTCCAGGAACGATTCGCCAGGGTTGACGCTGATGCGTACGACCAGCCAGTCCGACAGTACCCGCGTGCCGCCCGTGACCGAGGAAAAGTCACCACCGGCCTCGCGAATCACCGGCGCCGATTCGCCGGTGATTGCGCTTTCGTCCACCGAGGCGACGCCTTCGATCACGATACCGTCCAGCGGCACCAGGTCGCCGGCTTCGATCAGCACCACCTGATCTTTGCGCAGCAGCGTGGCTTCCGTCGGCAGCCACGCCGCGCCGTGCTTGGGCTGTTGCAACAACTTGGCCAGTGTCTGGCGTTTCATCCCGCGCAGGCTCGCGGCCTGGGCCCGGCTGCGGCCCTCGGCCAGGGCTTCGGCAAAGTTGGCGAACAGCACGGTGAACCACAGCCACAAGGTGATGCTGAGGATAAAGCCGCTGGGCGCTTCACCCTGGCCACCGAGGGACTGGAACCACAGCAGCGTGGTAAGGATGCTGCCCAGGTACACCACGAACATCACCGGGTTTTTCCACTGGGCCTGGGGCAGCAGTTTCTTGAACGCTTCCGCACAGGCGGTCAGCACGATACTGCGATCAAACAGAGGTAAACGAGCATTCTTCATGGGGGAAATCTCTTACTCACTGGCCGCAATGGGGGGCTGACGCGATGGCAGGCGAGCGTCCAGCGCAAGGTTGAGTTGCAGCACATTGACCCGTGGTTCGCCGAGCAAACCGAGGGTGCGCGCGGTGGTGTGGGCGTTGACCAGTTGCAGCAGCTCGGCTTCGGGGAGTTGCCGCAGGCGGGCGACCCTTGGCAGTTGCAGCCGCGCGTTGGCCACCGAGATATGCGGGTCGAGGCCGGAGGCGGAGGCGGTGACGGCGTCCACCGGCACTTGCGCGTCGGTGGCCAGGCCGTTGTCCTGGCGATAGGCCTGGACGCGTGCGGCGACCTGGTCCACCAGCTTCTGGCTGGTGGGGCCCAGGTTGCTCGCGCCGCTGGAGCCTGCGTTGTACGGCTGCGAGACGCTTTTGCTCGGGTCTTGCGGGTCGGCGCCGAGGGTCATGCTCGGGCGGCCGTGGAAGTATTCCGGGCGGGTGAAGTGCTGGCCGATCAGCGCCGAGCCCATCACCAGGCCGTCGCGTTCAAGCAGCGAACCCCGGGCCTGGAACGGAAACAACAGCTGTGCGGCAACGGTGGTGAACGCCGGGTATGCGAGCCCCGTCAGCAGCATGAAAAAAACCGCCGAAACCAGCACTGGGCGCAACAGCCCTTTGAATATCGATTGAGTCGTCATCCAGGTGTCCTCAGTTGTACGTCTGGCCGGACAGCAACTGCAGTTGCTCCACCAGCGGGCCGAGCGCGAGCGCCGGCAAAAAGGTCAGGCCGCCCACCACCAGCACCACGAACACCAAAAGCAGCATGAACAGCGGGGTTGCGGTGGGGATGGTGCCGGCGCCAGCAGGCACGGTTTTTTTCATCGCCAGGGAGCCGGCCACGGCCAGCATCGGCAGCAGGGTGAAGAAGCGCCCGATCAACATCGCCAGGCCGATGGTGGTGTTGAAAAACGGCGTATTGGCGTTCAATCCGGCAAAGGCCGAACCGTTGTTGGCGGTGCCCGAGGTGTAGGCGTACAGCACCTCACTGAAACCATGCGGGCCAAGGTTATTGAGGCTGGCCATGGTGTCGGGCCAGAGGGCGGCGAGGGCGGTGAAACCAAGGATGCTGATGGGGGGCGCGAGTACCGAGAGCATCACCAGTTTCATCTCCCGGGCTTCGATTTTCTTGCCGAGGAATTCCGGGCTGCGGCCAATCATCATGCCTACCAGGAACACGGTCAGCAGGGCGTATTGGATCAGGTTGATAAAGCCCACGCCGTCGCCGCCGAACACACAGTTGAGCATCATCTGTGCCAGGGGCACGAAGCCGCCCATGGGGGTCAGCGAGTCATGCATGGTGTTGACCGAGCCGGTGGTGGCCGCCGTGGTGGTGGCGATAAACAGGCTGCTGTCGGCGATACCGAAACGCAGTTCCTTGCCTTCCATGTTGCCGCCGCTTTGTTCCAGCGACAGGGTCTGGTTGGCACCTGCCTGGGTCAGCCGCGGGTTGCCGTTTTGCTCGGCGCCGTAGACCAGTGCGAGGAAGCCGATGAACAACACCAGGAAGGTGCCGAAAAACACCCAGCCCTGACGGCGCTGCAACAGCATGCTGCCAAAGGTGTAGGTCAGCGCGGAGGGGATCAGCAACATGCTGAGGATGTGCAGGGCGTTGGTCAGCGGTGTCGGGTTTTCGAAGGGGTGGGCGGCGTTCATGCTGAAGAAGCCGCCACCGTTGGTACCAATATGCTTGATCGATTCAAAGCTGGCCACCGCACCGACAATCAGTTGCTGCTGCGCACCTTCCAGCGTTGTCGCCAGTGCCTGGGAGGCGAAGGTTTGCGGCATGCCCTGCCACACATAGACCAGCGCCATGCCCACGCACAGCGGCAGCATCACGCGGTAGAGCGTGCGGGTGAAGTCGACCCAGAAATTACCGATATCGCCCGAACTGGAACGGCTCAAACCGCGAATGAAGCCGGCTGCCGCGACCACGCCGGAGGTGGCGCCGACGCACATCAGAAAGGTGATGACCGCCATCTGGCTGAAGTTCGACAGGCTGGTTTCACCCGAATACGCCTGCCAGTTGGTATTGGTAATAAAGGACACGGCGGTGTTGAACGCCAGGTCCGGGGTTTGTGCGGCCAGCCCCAAGGGGTTGATCGGCATCACCGCCTGCAGGCGCAGGATGAAATAACCGAGCAGCATCATCGCTGCGTTCGATAACAGCAGCGCCGAACCGTAGCGAGCCCAGTTCATGCTCTCCCGTGGGTCAATGCCCAACAGGCGATAGGTACAGCGTTCCGGCAAGGCATGCTGCGTCCCGGTAAACACCCGGGTCAGCCATTTGCCCATCAATACGGCGAGCCCCGTCATCAACCCCAGGACCAGCGCAAATTCCAGCACAGTGCTTAACATGTCGTGGCTCCGTTCAAATCTTGCCCATGGCGACAATGGCCATGGCAGTCGCAACAAAAAACACCAGGGAGATGCCAATAAACATCAGGTCGTACATGGCGAACTCCCTAGAATTTTTCTGCGCGAATAAGGGCATAGCCCAAGTAAGCGAACAGCCCCACGGCACAGAAGCCGCTGGCGATATAGATGAACGTGAGTGTGAGCACGGTGTAACTCCCCTGAATGAATAAGCCGCAATGGCGGACGCGGGGGAGGTTAAGCGCTGGGGTATCAAGCTCGGGCACTGATTAGTGGCCCCGGTATTAAGACGGTATATAGACGAGGTTTTGCCGGACGAACGAAAACAAGGGATAGCCCGCCGCCCGGGTATCCCTTGAAAAACTGGGGTTCTGCTGATTTTGATGGCCTGCTTATTTGGCCTTCTTTTTCTTCTCGCTACGGGTGGCGAGGTGTTCGAAACAAAACGCGGCGGTGCCAAAGAGCGCAATCATTGACAGGACAACCATGCCTAAAGTTGAACTTTCCACGATGACTTCCTACGGGGGGTGGGGGGTAGGAAGTGACGGTAGAGTGTCCGGGGTTAGTTGCTCAATAGAGGCGACATAATCGTTATGGCGAATGGGCAAACTATACGAACTCTTTACGAAAAGCAGAACAGCACAGCCTCTGCCTGATCTAATGCAATCTAAATGCGGGAGGCTCCCCTACCCCTGTGGCGAGCGGGCTTGCCCCGCGTTGGGCTGCGCAGCAGCCCCAATAAGAGCGCTGCAGTGTGCCAGGCAGCTCCGGGGCTGTTTTTTGGGGCTGCTGCGCAGCCCAACGCGGGGCAAGCCCGCTCGCCACAACAACCCGGTCGTTTAATGGGGAGGTTTCAATTCTTAATAATCAATAAGTTATTTTTGAGGGGCGTGCTCCCACCACTTGACGGAGTCCTGCCCCCCCAACCTTACAAGTTGCGGCTGTGCCGATAATCACTCACCGCCTCATACACGGCTTTACGCAAGCGATTGATCCCCCCGATGGGCCGGTGCGCCTCTACCCCAAACCACGGGTTGAACGACTGGTTGTCGCACGCCAGGTTAAGCGCGGGTGTATCGAAATCCTGTGGCGGGATCTTCACCTTCGCCACGGTTTCATAGGGCGCATCGCTTTCCTTCCATTCGATGCTGGTGTCTTCGATCGGCATGTACTTCTGCGGGTTCTGCCGCTGGATCTGCAGCACGAAACACGCCGGTACGCGATCGGTGGACAACTGCTGGTTCAAGGCACTGCGCAGGAAATTCGGCAGGTCCTGGTTCTGTTTCGGCAGCACGTATTCCGGGCAGCTCTGCGGGTCGGGCGCGACACGGAACTTGGCGTTGGCCGCACCGAACTTATAGGGCGAAACCGAAAAGTAGGTGGTCTGCGTTGGGCTGGCCGGCGCGAGGGCCAGGGTCGCCAGGGCGATAAACAGGTGGCGCACTTGCCAACTGCGTGGGTCGGCCTTGGGGAAGAACGCCAGGACTTTCTTGCCGTCGGCCTGGGCGCCGATGTTCTGCGCGTATTCAGCCACATCGCTGACAAAGAAGTTCGGGTGGCTGAACATCACGAAGTCCTGTTCGGCCCGCGCCTGCTGGTCCGCCAGCAGCTGCTTACCTGGCACATCGAGCAGCTTGAGCGCCATGCCGCGCGCATCGCGGATGCTGTCGAACTGCGGGTAGGCGTTGCCGTTGGACAGGCGCATCATCGCCTGCCAGGTCTTGTCCGGCTCAGCGAAGACGCCCTGGCGCAATGCCGGATCGAGGTCGGCGGGCACGCTGACTTCGGCCTTCACGCAACCATGGGCCTTGGCATGGGCATCGCGCAGGTAACGCGTGCCTTCGCGGTGCTGGTCAACGATGCGCACAGCGGTCTGGATAATGCCTTGGGTCATCACCGCTTCACCGGGCGGGATCTGCTCATCCGGCGACACCGGGCCGCTGTGCTGCCAGGCAAACCACGCCGTGCTCGCCAGCCAGCCGAGCAGGCCCAGGCCCACCAGCCACAGCAGGGTCTTGCCGAGAAACGCGCCGATGCGCAGCCACAGGCGGGCAAGCAGGGAAGGTTGGTCGTATCGAGATCGGATCATCATGGCAGTTGTTGCTCCAGCGGGCCGCCCAGCACTTTCAGGTATTCCAGCAGCGCCCAGCGTTCCTGCGGCAACAAGCCACGGCCGATGACGCCATTGCCACGTTGGCCGGCACGGAATTCGTGGCCGCTGTTGTGGTTGCCGGTGATTTTGGTATCGAACAGGAAGGCATTCTTGAAGGCTGCGGTCTCAAAGCCCAGGTGACGCGGGTCGTAGTTGAAGGTGCCTTTATAGAAGGTGGTACTGCGTTCGTCCTGGGGCGAGAGCAATTGGTAGATCGTCGGCACGGAGCCGTTATGCAGGAACGGTGGGGTGGCCCATACGCCGGCTAATGGCCGCGCCTTGTAGGCGCGCAACTCGCGCACGCCGATAGGCAGGCCGTAACCGTCCAGGCGCGGCCGCTCGGCCGGGGTCACACCGGCAGCGCGGTAGGCGTGGTCCTCAACGAAGGCGGTGACGTAGGCCAGGCCCTTGGCCACCGAGACTTTTTTCAGGTCCAGTGGTTCGGTGGGCGTGGGGTGCAGTTCGACATTGAGCTTGGCCAGTTCCGCAGGGTCCCATTGCAGGGCGCTGAGGTCATAGCGCTGGTCGGCAATGTTGCTGGCGGTGCCCGGGTCGGTCCCGATGTAGTCCACCGGGAGCATCTTCAGGTGCTGCACCGGGCGGCCCTGTTCCTGGGTGACGGCCGGCACATGGCAGCCGGCGCAGTTCTCGGTGAACAGCGCGCGGCCTTGGGCCGCGAGGGGCTTGTCGATGGCGCCGAACAGATCTTCCGGCCAGGTGGGGGGCTTGAGGCGTTGCAGGGTTTCTTCGATCAGGTTCAGGTCGCGCACGCGCACGCTGGACGGGTAGCGCGCATCGCCCTGGAGCGGCTGGCCGGCGCCGTCGAAGAACGTCAGGGTCGCGCCCACGCCGAGGGCTTCGCCGATATTGCGGGCCATGGGTTGCTGGGCTGAACCGTTCCATTGCACCCAGTCGAAGGTCCAGATATCCCACAGTTGCGGGTAGTCCACAGGTGCGTTGGCAACGCGGTAATTATCCGGAGAAATGGCATCGCCGAAGCTGGCGTTGGCGATGCGGCCAAAGGCGTCGGTGCGTCCCGGGCCTTCTTCGGTGGGGTAGAGGCCGCGATGGGTGTCATTCCAGGCGACTTTGAGGAACCGGTTCAGCGACTGTTTGAAGTCCTGGCGCAGTTGCTCCTTGTTGTGATCGTCGTAATCGTGACCCAGCACGTGGCGGGCGAAACGCTCGAATTTCCACGGGTTGTAATACGTTGCCGCAAGGCTGGCCACCAGGGCCTGGCCGAAACTGCCGCCGCGCAAGGTGGGCACGCTGGAGGGCAGCACGTGCTGCGCGGAACCCCCGTCGATACGCAGGGCCTGGCCGTTGAAGTGAAGCTCGCCGGTGTGGCAGGCGGCACAGGTGATATCCAGGTATTCGCTGGGGTCGTCGGCGTTCTTGTGTCGGGCGAAACCCACGGGCAGGTTGCCGGGGTTCTGCGCGGTGGGCACTTGCTTGGGGTCTACCAGGAAACCGAAGCGCGCCAGGTACTCGGGCGTGGCAAAGCGCTGATCGGAAAACGGCAACTCCAGGGCAGTGAACCAGTCGTAATGCAGGCCCTTGACC
This genomic window contains:
- the kdpC gene encoding K(+)-transporting ATPase subunit C; this encodes MTTQSIFKGLLRPVLVSAVFFMLLTGLAYPAFTTVAAQLLFPFQARGSLLERDGLVMGSALIGQHFTRPEYFHGRPSMTLGADPQDPSKSVSQPYNAGSSGASNLGPTSQKLVDQVAARVQAYRQDNGLATDAQVPVDAVTASASGLDPHISVANARLQLPRVARLRQLPEAELLQLVNAHTTARTLGLLGEPRVNVLQLNLALDARLPSRQPPIAASE
- the kdpA gene encoding potassium-transporting ATPase subunit KdpA, translated to MLSTVLEFALVLGLMTGLAVLMGKWLTRVFTGTQHALPERCTYRLLGIDPRESMNWARYGSALLLSNAAMMLLGYFILRLQAVMPINPLGLAAQTPDLAFNTAVSFITNTNWQAYSGETSLSNFSQMAVITFLMCVGATSGVVAAAGFIRGLSRSSSGDIGNFWVDFTRTLYRVMLPLCVGMALVYVWQGMPQTFASQALATTLEGAQQQLIVGAVASFESIKHIGTNGGGFFSMNAAHPFENPTPLTNALHILSMLLIPSALTYTFGSMLLQRRQGWVFFGTFLVLFIGFLALVYGAEQNGNPRLTQAGANQTLSLEQSGGNMEGKELRFGIADSSLFIATTTAATTGSVNTMHDSLTPMGGFVPLAQMMLNCVFGGDGVGFINLIQYALLTVFLVGMMIGRSPEFLGKKIEAREMKLVMLSVLAPPISILGFTALAALWPDTMASLNNLGPHGFSEVLYAYTSGTANNGSAFAGLNANTPFFNTTIGLAMLIGRFFTLLPMLAVAGSLAMKKTVPAGAGTIPTATPLFMLLLVFVVLVVGGLTFLPALALGPLVEQLQLLSGQTYN
- the kdpF gene encoding K(+)-transporting ATPase subunit F — encoded protein: MLTLTFIYIASGFCAVGLFAYLGYALIRAEKF
- a CDS encoding catalase family protein, whose protein sequence is MMIRSRYDQPSLLARLWLRIGAFLGKTLLWLVGLGLLGWLASTAWFAWQHSGPVSPDEQIPPGEAVMTQGIIQTAVRIVDQHREGTRYLRDAHAKAHGCVKAEVSVPADLDPALRQGVFAEPDKTWQAMMRLSNGNAYPQFDSIRDARGMALKLLDVPGKQLLADQQARAEQDFVMFSHPNFFVSDVAEYAQNIGAQADGKKVLAFFPKADPRSWQVRHLFIALATLALAPASPTQTTYFSVSPYKFGAANAKFRVAPDPQSCPEYVLPKQNQDLPNFLRSALNQQLSTDRVPACFVLQIQRQNPQKYMPIEDTSIEWKESDAPYETVAKVKIPPQDFDTPALNLACDNQSFNPWFGVEAHRPIGGINRLRKAVYEAVSDYRHSRNL
- a CDS encoding di-heme-cytochrome C peroxidase — encoded protein: MRIFSRVLLLIFAIFALLLAVVIYYTVNPKLPDYVPVKQVHYQDQWSAADRQTYYFTPQGTQVKGLHYDWFTALELPFSDQRFATPEYLARFGFLVDPKQVPTAQNPGNLPVGFARHKNADDPSEYLDITCAACHTGELHFNGQALRIDGGSAQHVLPSSVPTLRGGSFGQALVASLAATYYNPWKFERFARHVLGHDYDDHNKEQLRQDFKQSLNRFLKVAWNDTHRGLYPTEEGPGRTDAFGRIANASFGDAISPDNYRVANAPVDYPQLWDIWTFDWVQWNGSAQQPMARNIGEALGVGATLTFFDGAGQPLQGDARYPSSVRVRDLNLIEETLQRLKPPTWPEDLFGAIDKPLAAQGRALFTENCAGCHVPAVTQEQGRPVQHLKMLPVDYIGTDPGTASNIADQRYDLSALQWDPAELAKLNVELHPTPTEPLDLKKVSVAKGLAYVTAFVEDHAYRAAGVTPAERPRLDGYGLPIGVRELRAYKARPLAGVWATPPFLHNGSVPTIYQLLSPQDERSTTFYKGTFNYDPRHLGFETAAFKNAFLFDTKITGNHNSGHEFRAGQRGNGVIGRGLLPQERWALLEYLKVLGGPLEQQLP